A portion of the Staphylococcus felis genome contains these proteins:
- the ispF gene encoding 2-C-methyl-D-erythritol 2,4-cyclodiphosphate synthase, translating to MYRVGLGYDVHVFDENRPLIIGGMNIPHTHGLKGHSDADVLLHAITDAMLGACALGDIGKLFPDTDAKFKDADSKMLLTEAYKEVQSEGYIINNVDATIVAERPKFRPHIDEMRQIIANLFDINVRQVNVKATTSEKLGFVGREEGIAAQAIVSLIATEK from the coding sequence ATGTATAGAGTGGGCTTAGGTTATGACGTACACGTTTTTGATGAGAATCGCCCGTTAATCATTGGCGGGATGAACATACCTCATACGCACGGATTAAAAGGGCATAGTGATGCGGATGTTTTGCTACATGCCATTACGGATGCGATGCTAGGTGCTTGTGCACTCGGAGATATAGGTAAATTATTTCCGGACACAGATGCGAAATTTAAAGATGCAGACTCTAAAATGTTATTAACAGAAGCATATAAAGAAGTTCAATCTGAAGGATATATCATTAATAATGTGGATGCGACAATTGTTGCAGAACGACCGAAATTCAGACCACACATTGATGAAATGAGACAAATCATCGCAAATTTATTTGATATCAATGTGAGGCAAGTGAATGTTAAAGCGACAACAAGTGAAAAGTTAGGATTTGTAGGTAGAGAAGAAGGGATCGCAGCACAAGCTATTGTGTCATTGATTGCTACTGAAAAATAA
- a CDS encoding ATP-dependent Clp protease ATP-binding subunit has translation MLFGRLTERAQRVLAHAQEEAIRLNHSNIGTEHLLLGLMKEPEGIAAKVLESFDITEDKVVAEVEKLIGHGQDHVGALHYTPRAKKVIELSMDEARKLQHNFVGTEHILLGLIRENEGVAARVFANLDLNITKARAQVVKALGSPESANKAGQTNKANSTPTLDSLARDLTVIAKDGTLDPVVGRNKEITRVIEVLSRRTKNNPVLIGEPGVGKTAIAEGLAQAIVNNEVPETLKDKRVMSLDMGTVVAGTKYRGEFEERLKKVMEEIHQAGNVILFIDELHTLIGAGGAEGAIDASNILKPALARGELQCIGATTLDEYRKNIEKDAALERRFQPVQVDEPSVEDTIAILKGLRDRYEAHHRINISDEAVEAAAKLSNRYVQDRFLPDKAIDLIDEASSKVRLKSHTTPSNLKEIEQQIEQVKNEKDAAVHAQEFENAANLRDKQSKLEQQYEEAKNEWKNNQGGRHTSLTAEDIAEVIAGWTGIPLTRLNETESDRLLNLEETLHERVIGQKDAVTSISKAVRRARAGLKDPKRPIGSFIFLGPTGVGKTELARALAESMFGEEDAMIRVDMSEFMEKHAVSRLVGAPPGYVGHDDGGQLTEKVRRKPYSVILFDEIEKAHPDVFNILLQVLDDGHLTDTKGRRVDFRNTVIIMTSNVGAQELQDQRFAGFGGTVQGNDYETIRNTMMKELKNAFRPEFLNRVDDIIVFHKLSKDELKAIVTKMVGKLTQRLSEQNIHVEVTEEAKNKIADEGYDPEYGARPLIRAIQKTVEDNLSELILEGKELEGKNVTVDYDGESYQYKVSERNSDETKAEVEK, from the coding sequence ATGTTATTTGGTAGACTTACAGAACGTGCACAACGTGTTTTAGCCCATGCACAAGAAGAGGCAATCCGTTTAAACCATTCCAATATTGGAACAGAACATTTACTACTAGGACTTATGAAAGAACCAGAAGGCATTGCTGCAAAAGTGCTTGAGAGTTTTGATATTACAGAAGACAAAGTAGTAGCAGAAGTTGAAAAGTTAATCGGTCACGGTCAAGATCACGTAGGTGCGTTGCATTATACACCACGTGCGAAGAAGGTCATTGAACTCTCAATGGATGAAGCGCGAAAATTACAACACAACTTTGTAGGAACAGAACACATTTTATTAGGTTTAATTCGTGAAAATGAAGGTGTGGCAGCACGTGTGTTTGCTAACTTAGATTTGAACATTACAAAAGCGAGAGCACAAGTGGTCAAAGCGCTTGGAAGTCCAGAATCTGCGAATAAAGCAGGTCAAACGAATAAAGCCAATAGCACGCCGACGTTAGATAGCTTAGCAAGAGATTTAACAGTGATTGCGAAAGATGGAACGTTAGATCCCGTTGTAGGGCGTAATAAAGAAATTACGCGTGTGATTGAAGTGTTAAGCCGTCGTACAAAAAATAATCCCGTACTCATTGGTGAGCCAGGGGTTGGTAAAACAGCAATTGCTGAAGGATTAGCCCAAGCTATCGTCAACAATGAGGTACCAGAAACATTAAAAGATAAACGTGTAATGTCACTTGATATGGGCACAGTTGTTGCCGGAACAAAATATCGTGGTGAATTTGAAGAACGTTTGAAAAAGGTAATGGAAGAAATTCATCAAGCAGGTAATGTTATTTTATTTATTGATGAATTGCATACACTTATTGGCGCAGGTGGTGCAGAAGGTGCTATCGATGCATCGAACATTTTAAAACCTGCTCTTGCACGTGGGGAATTACAATGTATAGGTGCCACAACTTTAGATGAATATCGTAAAAACATTGAAAAAGATGCAGCATTAGAGCGTCGTTTTCAACCTGTACAAGTGGATGAACCATCTGTTGAAGATACGATTGCAATTTTAAAAGGTCTACGTGACCGCTATGAAGCACATCATCGTATTAACATTTCAGATGAAGCGGTTGAAGCTGCAGCAAAATTAAGTAATCGTTATGTTCAAGACCGTTTCTTGCCGGACAAAGCGATAGATTTAATCGATGAAGCAAGTTCAAAAGTACGTCTAAAAAGTCATACGACACCTTCAAACTTAAAAGAGATTGAACAACAAATTGAACAAGTTAAAAATGAAAAAGATGCAGCTGTGCACGCACAAGAATTTGAAAATGCAGCTAATTTACGTGATAAACAATCAAAGCTTGAACAACAATATGAAGAAGCCAAAAATGAATGGAAAAATAATCAAGGTGGTCGTCACACTTCATTGACTGCAGAAGATATTGCGGAAGTCATTGCTGGATGGACGGGTATTCCATTAACAAGATTAAATGAAACGGAATCAGATCGTTTGCTTAATCTAGAAGAAACTTTACATGAGCGTGTGATTGGTCAAAAAGATGCAGTAACGTCTATTTCGAAAGCGGTTCGCCGCGCCCGTGCAGGACTCAAAGATCCGAAACGCCCAATCGGTAGTTTTATCTTCTTAGGACCAACTGGTGTCGGTAAAACTGAACTCGCTCGTGCCCTTGCTGAATCTATGTTTGGTGAAGAAGATGCAATGATTCGTGTGGATATGAGTGAATTTATGGAGAAACATGCTGTGAGTCGCTTGGTCGGAGCTCCTCCTGGATATGTAGGACATGACGATGGAGGACAATTAACGGAAAAAGTACGCCGTAAACCATACTCAGTGATTTTATTTGATGAGATAGAAAAAGCACATCCTGATGTTTTCAATATCCTTTTACAAGTACTTGATGATGGTCATTTAACTGATACGAAAGGTCGTCGTGTTGATTTCCGTAATACGGTCATTATCATGACATCTAACGTCGGAGCACAAGAGTTACAAGATCAACGCTTTGCTGGTTTTGGTGGCACAGTACAAGGCAATGATTATGAAACAATTCGCAATACAATGATGAAAGAATTGAAAAATGCATTCCGACCAGAATTTTTAAACCGTGTGGATGATATCATTGTTTTCCATAAATTAAGTAAAGACGAATTAAAAGCAATTGTTACGAAAATGGTCGGCAAACTCACACAACGTTTGTCAGAACAAAACATTCACGTTGAAGTGACAGAAGAAGCTAAAAATAAAATTGCGGATGAAGGATATGACCCAGAATATGGGGCACGTCCATTGATTCGAGCAATTCAGAAGACTGTAGAAGACAATCTTAGTGAGCTTATCTTAGAAGGTAAAGAATTAGAAGGTAAAAATGTAACAGTTGACTATGATGGAGAATCTTATCAATACAAAGTATCAGAACGCAATTCAGATGAAACAAAAGCAGAAGTAGAAAAATAA
- the radA gene encoding DNA repair protein RadA: protein MAKKKVIFECTACGYQSPKWMGKCPNCGAWNTLEESIMQKSAQPKHGVRAQKANVAKVQKLSDIKQEQSPRILTNSDEFNRVLGGGIVEGSLVLIGGDPGIGKSTLLLQMCAALSQHKRVLYITGEESLNQTKLRADRLDEDASQLNVFAETDLEIIHETVKKVEPQLIVVDSIQTIYHPEISSAPGSVSQVRESTQSLMHIAKQMNIATFIVGHVTKEGQIAGPRLLEHMVDTVLYFEGDEHHAYRILRAVKNRFGSTNEMGIFEMKQTGLKSVPNPSEMFLEERSTNVPGSTIVATMEGTRPLLIEVQALVTPTTFNNPRRMATGIDHNRLSLLMAVLEKKEGYLLQQQDAYIKVAGGVKLTEPAVDLGIVIATASSFQNKAVDGLDCFIGEVGLTGEVRRVSRIEQRVQEAAKLGFKRVILPQTNIGGWTYPEQIEVIGVTSVHEALQKAFKSK from the coding sequence GTGGCAAAGAAAAAAGTCATATTTGAATGTACAGCGTGTGGGTATCAATCACCTAAGTGGATGGGCAAATGTCCTAATTGTGGTGCGTGGAATACACTGGAAGAATCTATTATGCAAAAATCAGCACAGCCTAAACATGGTGTAAGGGCACAAAAGGCCAATGTAGCCAAAGTGCAAAAACTGAGCGACATTAAACAAGAACAGTCACCCCGAATTCTTACAAATAGTGATGAATTTAATCGTGTGCTTGGTGGAGGTATAGTAGAAGGATCACTCGTCTTAATTGGAGGCGATCCAGGTATTGGAAAGTCCACATTATTGTTACAAATGTGTGCTGCACTTTCTCAGCATAAACGTGTTTTATATATTACCGGTGAAGAATCTTTAAATCAAACGAAATTACGTGCAGATCGGCTTGATGAAGATGCAAGTCAACTCAATGTATTTGCCGAAACAGATTTAGAAATCATACATGAAACAGTGAAAAAAGTAGAGCCGCAACTGATTGTAGTGGACTCGATACAAACCATCTATCATCCAGAAATTAGTTCAGCACCTGGATCAGTTTCACAAGTTAGAGAGAGTACACAAAGTTTAATGCATATCGCAAAGCAAATGAATATCGCTACGTTTATTGTGGGGCATGTTACAAAAGAAGGTCAAATTGCAGGACCACGTTTACTTGAGCATATGGTCGACACAGTTTTGTATTTTGAAGGTGACGAACATCATGCTTATCGAATATTACGTGCGGTTAAAAACCGCTTTGGCTCGACCAATGAAATGGGTATTTTTGAAATGAAGCAAACAGGTTTAAAAAGTGTGCCCAATCCATCTGAAATGTTTTTGGAAGAGCGATCAACTAATGTCCCAGGTTCGACGATTGTAGCGACTATGGAAGGGACAAGACCACTTTTGATTGAAGTACAAGCGCTTGTGACTCCGACTACATTTAACAATCCAAGACGTATGGCCACGGGCATTGACCATAATCGATTAAGCTTATTAATGGCCGTGCTTGAAAAGAAAGAAGGCTATCTCTTACAGCAGCAAGATGCTTATATAAAAGTAGCTGGTGGTGTCAAGTTAACTGAGCCTGCTGTTGATTTAGGGATTGTGATTGCAACAGCGTCTAGTTTTCAAAATAAAGCCGTTGATGGTTTAGACTGTTTTATAGGAGAGGTCGGTCTAACTGGTGAAGTACGCCGTGTGTCACGAATAGAACAACGTGTTCAAGAAGCGGCCAAATTAGGATTTAAACGTGTTATTTTACCACAAACCAATATTGGCGGTTGGACTTATCCAGAACAAATTGAAGTTATCGGTGTGACATCTGTTCACGAAGCACTTCAAAAAGCCTTTAAATCAAAGTAA
- the ispD gene encoding 2-C-methyl-D-erythritol 4-phosphate cytidylyltransferase — MKKYHVVIPAAGKGTRMGREYNKLLIKMGGQTILERTIEVFENDASCEGIHLAIHPRDRAHFSSLLRPYHKLKSLIDGGAERQESIHNVLNALTLTDDTIVIVHDGARPFITQDAIHQLLLAIDRHGAAIIGVKSKDTIKVVQDQYVSETLDRQYLWLVYTPQGATFKNLKAAYDYAKNQKFQGTDDASLLEFAGHRVFVVEGRYDNIKVTTEEDLLYAQAILNEKGDVGHV; from the coding sequence ATGAAAAAATACCATGTAGTGATACCAGCGGCGGGTAAAGGAACGCGCATGGGGCGAGAATATAATAAATTATTAATTAAAATGGGCGGTCAAACGATATTAGAACGCACGATAGAGGTGTTCGAAAATGATGCGTCTTGCGAAGGGATTCATCTAGCCATCCATCCTAGAGATCGTGCGCATTTTTCAAGTTTACTTCGCCCGTACCATAAGTTGAAGTCGCTTATCGATGGTGGTGCAGAACGTCAAGAAAGTATACATAATGTTTTAAATGCATTAACGTTAACAGATGATACGATTGTGATTGTACATGATGGTGCTCGTCCATTTATCACACAAGACGCCATTCATCAGTTATTATTAGCGATTGACAGGCACGGCGCAGCAATTATTGGTGTCAAATCAAAAGATACCATTAAGGTTGTCCAAGATCAATACGTGTCAGAAACGTTAGACCGCCAATATTTGTGGCTTGTTTATACGCCTCAAGGTGCGACATTTAAAAATTTAAAGGCAGCTTATGATTATGCCAAAAATCAAAAATTTCAAGGAACAGATGATGCGTCGCTATTAGAGTTTGCAGGCCATCGTGTTTTTGTGGTTGAAGGGAGATACGATAATATAAAAGTGACAACGGAAGAAGATTTACTTTATGCTCAAGCAATATTGAATGAAAAAGGAGATGTAGGTCATGTATAG
- a CDS encoding PIN/TRAM domain-containing protein, with translation MKLVKLLVIIAFIAIGSVLGVFLIPEILTDFHLSHPVILENNYISALIGMVVLFLLLGWLIPKIACGIKELEQMILSYSAIEIIFATIGLVIGLVISVMVSFILELIGGGFLNHIVLIIVTLLLCYLGFQFGLKKRDEMLLFLPENMARSMSINARNAVPKIIDTSAIIDGRILNVIKTGFIDGELLIPQGVINELQIIADANDSVKRDKGRRGLDILNAIHVSQHPTRIIHPQKDHHHIDDLLIKLAKHYRAHLITTDYNLNRVSNIQGIKVLNVNDLSNAIRPELHQGEQFDLLITKVGKEPGQGVGYFDDGTMVVVDDAKKHINETLRLEVVSILQTASGRIIFAKKVDAQK, from the coding sequence ATGAAATTAGTTAAATTACTCGTTATCATCGCTTTTATTGCTATTGGGAGTGTTTTAGGTGTTTTTCTGATTCCTGAAATATTAACAGATTTTCACTTATCGCACCCGGTTATACTCGAAAATAATTATATTTCTGCATTGATTGGAATGGTTGTATTATTTTTACTATTGGGTTGGTTAATTCCCAAAATAGCTTGTGGTATTAAAGAACTTGAACAAATGATACTCAGTTATAGTGCAATCGAAATTATTTTTGCGACGATTGGATTAGTTATCGGCCTTGTGATTTCTGTCATGGTTTCTTTTATTTTGGAGTTAATTGGTGGCGGATTTTTAAATCATATTGTGTTAATCATTGTGACGTTATTGTTATGTTATTTAGGGTTTCAATTTGGTTTGAAAAAACGAGATGAAATGCTACTCTTTTTGCCTGAGAACATGGCGCGTTCGATGTCGATTAATGCACGAAATGCAGTGCCCAAAATTATTGATACAAGCGCTATTATTGATGGACGTATTTTAAATGTCATTAAAACAGGATTTATTGATGGCGAACTTCTTATTCCTCAAGGTGTGATTAACGAGTTGCAAATTATCGCTGATGCAAATGATAGTGTAAAGAGGGATAAGGGACGTAGAGGACTAGATATTTTAAATGCAATCCATGTTTCTCAACATCCAACGCGCATTATACACCCTCAAAAAGATCATCATCACATTGACGATCTCTTAATAAAACTTGCGAAACATTACAGAGCACACTTGATTACGACTGATTACAACTTAAATCGGGTAAGCAATATTCAAGGCATCAAAGTATTAAATGTCAATGATCTATCGAATGCTATTCGGCCAGAACTTCATCAAGGTGAACAATTTGATTTATTAATTACAAAAGTAGGCAAAGAGCCTGGTCAAGGAGTAGGATACTTTGACGATGGTACAATGGTGGTAGTGGATGATGCTAAAAAGCACATCAATGAAACATTAAGATTAGAAGTGGTGAGCATATTGCAAACAGCGTCTGGTCGTATTATCTTTGCAAAAAAGGTGGATGCACAAAAATGA
- the cysS gene encoding cysteine--tRNA ligase: MITLYNTLTRQKEPFQPIEPGKVKMYVCGPTVYNYIHIGNARPAINYDVVRRYFEYKGYEVDYVSNFTDVDDKLIKRAQELGESVPEIADRYIQAFYEDTGALNVKKATSNPRVMDHMDDIIKFIKKLVDDGFAYESGGDVYFKTRQFEGYGKLSHQSIDDLKVGARIEQGKQKEDALDFTLWKKAKPGEISWESPFGQGRPGWHIECSVMAYEKLGVTIDIHAGGSDLQFPHHENEIAQSEAHNHAPFANYWMHNGFINIDNEKMSKSLGNFILVHDIIKEVDPDVLRFFMISVHYRSPINYNLELVESARRGLERIRNSYEALKARESIATDIEVDDTYVHQIDAILAQFEKVMDDDFNTANAITAWYDLAKLANKYVLEDNTATKVIQRFKDVFAIFSDVLGVPLENRATESLVDSEIEALIEKRNQARQNKDFARADEIRDQLKAQNIILEDTPQGVRFKRG, from the coding sequence ATGATTACATTATATAACACACTGACACGGCAGAAAGAGCCATTTCAACCTATCGAACCAGGAAAAGTAAAAATGTATGTTTGTGGACCTACAGTGTACAATTACATTCATATTGGTAATGCGCGCCCGGCTATAAACTATGATGTCGTTCGACGTTACTTCGAATATAAAGGGTACGAAGTCGATTACGTTTCAAACTTTACCGATGTTGATGATAAGTTGATTAAACGTGCTCAAGAGTTGGGAGAGAGTGTGCCTGAGATTGCAGATCGTTATATTCAAGCATTTTATGAAGATACTGGGGCATTGAATGTGAAAAAAGCAACTTCTAACCCACGTGTCATGGATCATATGGATGACATCATCAAATTTATTAAAAAATTAGTTGATGATGGATTTGCTTATGAAAGTGGTGGAGACGTTTACTTCAAGACACGGCAATTTGAAGGATATGGCAAGCTGAGCCATCAGTCGATAGATGATTTGAAGGTCGGGGCACGTATTGAACAAGGTAAACAAAAAGAGGATGCTTTAGACTTTACACTATGGAAAAAAGCCAAACCAGGCGAAATTAGTTGGGAGAGTCCATTTGGTCAAGGTCGCCCAGGTTGGCATATCGAATGTTCTGTAATGGCTTATGAAAAGTTAGGCGTAACCATTGATATCCACGCAGGTGGAAGCGATTTACAATTTCCACACCACGAAAATGAAATTGCACAGTCTGAGGCGCACAACCATGCACCGTTTGCAAACTATTGGATGCACAATGGTTTTATTAACATCGACAATGAAAAAATGAGTAAGTCTCTTGGGAACTTCATATTAGTACACGATATTATCAAAGAAGTTGATCCAGACGTATTGCGTTTCTTCATGATTAGTGTTCACTACAGAAGTCCGATTAACTACAATCTCGAACTTGTGGAGTCAGCACGCCGTGGATTGGAAAGAATCCGTAACAGCTATGAAGCGTTAAAGGCACGTGAGTCAATTGCTACAGATATCGAGGTTGATGATACGTATGTGCATCAAATTGACGCTATTTTAGCACAATTTGAGAAAGTTATGGATGACGATTTTAATACAGCTAACGCGATTACAGCGTGGTATGACTTGGCGAAATTGGCTAATAAATACGTATTGGAAGATAATACAGCAACAAAAGTCATTCAACGTTTTAAAGACGTCTTTGCTATTTTTAGTGATGTATTAGGAGTGCCACTTGAGAACCGTGCAACAGAAAGTTTGGTTGATTCTGAAATCGAAGCACTGATTGAAAAGCGTAATCAAGCGCGTCAAAATAAGGATTTTGCGCGTGCAGATGAGATTCGAGACCAACTCAAAGCGCAAAATATTATTTTAGAAGATACGCCTCAAGGTGTGAGATTTAAACGTGGATAA
- the cysE gene encoding serine O-acetyltransferase encodes MMDDVKMVFEQDPAARSTFEVITTYAGLHAVWSHLIAHKLYKQKKYTLARMISQVSRFFTGIEIHPGAKIGRRLFIDHGMGVVIGETCTIGDNVTIYQGVTLGGTGKEKGKRHPDIGDNVLIAAGSKVLGNIKVESNVNIGANSVVLRNVPSYTTVVGIPGRIVKQDGKRIGKTFDHLNLPDPIYEQLKQLEKQLEQTKNGEIKDDYII; translated from the coding sequence ATGATGGATGACGTTAAAATGGTATTTGAACAAGATCCAGCTGCGCGTTCGACTTTTGAAGTCATTACAACGTATGCTGGTTTACATGCGGTATGGAGTCACCTTATTGCGCATAAACTATATAAACAGAAAAAATATACATTAGCACGTATGATTTCGCAAGTTTCTCGTTTTTTTACAGGAATTGAGATTCATCCAGGTGCTAAAATAGGACGGCGTTTGTTTATTGACCATGGTATGGGTGTGGTCATTGGTGAAACATGTACAATTGGTGATAATGTCACAATTTATCAAGGTGTGACGCTTGGTGGAACTGGTAAAGAAAAAGGCAAGCGTCACCCAGATATCGGTGATAATGTACTCATTGCAGCGGGCTCTAAAGTTTTAGGGAATATCAAAGTAGAATCCAATGTGAATATCGGTGCCAACTCAGTTGTACTCAGAAATGTTCCGAGTTATACAACAGTAGTGGGTATACCTGGTCGTATTGTGAAACAAGATGGCAAACGTATTGGGAAAACATTTGACCACCTTAATTTACCAGATCCAATTTATGAACAATTGAAGCAACTCGAAAAACAACTTGAACAAACTAAAAATGGAGAGATTAAAGATGATTACATTATATAA
- the gltX gene encoding glutamate--tRNA ligase, protein MSNRVRVRYAPSPTGYLHIGNARTALFNYLYAKHYDGDFVIRIEDTDTKRNLEDGESSQFDNLKWLGLDWDESVDNDKGYGPYRQSERGHIYQPLIEQLLAEDKAYKCYMTEEELEAERQEQIARGEMPRYGGKHAHLTAEEREQFEKEGRQPSIRFRVPQNKTYRFDDMVKGEVSFESDNFGDWVIVKKDGIPTYNFAVAVDDHEMAITDVIRGDDHISNTPKQLMIYETFGWEPPRFGHMTLIVNEQRKKLSKRDGQILQFIEQYRDLGYLPEALFNFIALLGWSPEGEEEIFSKQEFIDIFTEKRLSKSPAFFDKQKLEWINNQYMKEKDTDTVFEMTLPHMIKAGLLPESPSEQELEWGRKLVALYQEQMSYAGEIVPLSELFFRDEKELDEASQEVINGEQVPELMNSLYSKLEALEPFEASEIKKTIKAVQKETGIKGKQLFMPIRVAVTGQMHGPELPNTMEVLGKDKVLRRIHQLL, encoded by the coding sequence ATGAGTAATCGAGTAAGAGTAAGATATGCACCGAGTCCAACAGGGTATTTGCATATTGGAAACGCGCGTACAGCATTGTTTAATTATTTATATGCGAAACACTATGATGGTGATTTTGTTATCCGAATTGAGGATACAGATACGAAGCGAAACTTAGAAGATGGTGAGTCTTCTCAATTTGATAACTTGAAATGGCTAGGTTTAGATTGGGACGAATCTGTAGATAATGATAAAGGATACGGACCTTATCGCCAATCTGAACGGGGACATATTTATCAACCGCTAATCGAGCAACTATTAGCTGAAGATAAAGCTTACAAATGTTATATGACAGAAGAAGAATTAGAAGCAGAACGCCAAGAGCAAATTGCTCGTGGTGAAATGCCTAGATATGGCGGAAAGCATGCGCACTTAACTGCTGAAGAGCGTGAGCAGTTTGAAAAAGAAGGCCGTCAACCTTCTATTCGATTCCGTGTGCCACAAAATAAAACGTATCGTTTCGATGATATGGTTAAAGGTGAGGTATCATTTGAGTCGGACAATTTTGGGGACTGGGTTATCGTGAAAAAAGACGGTATTCCAACGTACAATTTTGCTGTAGCCGTGGATGATCATGAAATGGCAATTACAGATGTTATTCGTGGAGATGACCATATTTCAAATACACCAAAACAATTAATGATTTACGAAACTTTCGGATGGGAACCACCAAGATTTGGTCATATGACATTAATTGTCAACGAACAACGTAAAAAATTAAGTAAACGTGATGGTCAGATTTTACAATTTATCGAGCAATATCGTGATTTAGGCTATCTGCCAGAAGCTTTATTTAATTTCATTGCATTATTAGGTTGGTCACCAGAAGGCGAAGAAGAAATCTTTTCAAAACAAGAATTTATCGATATTTTTACTGAAAAGCGTCTTTCAAAATCACCCGCCTTTTTTGATAAACAAAAATTAGAGTGGATTAACAATCAATATATGAAGGAAAAAGATACGGATACCGTATTTGAAATGACACTTCCTCATATGATTAAAGCTGGATTATTGCCTGAATCACCATCTGAACAAGAGTTAGAGTGGGGACGCAAACTAGTCGCTTTATATCAAGAGCAAATGAGTTATGCAGGTGAAATCGTGCCGTTATCTGAACTTTTCTTCAGAGATGAAAAAGAATTAGACGAAGCATCACAAGAAGTTATTAACGGTGAACAAGTGCCGGAATTAATGAACAGTTTATATAGTAAGTTGGAAGCATTAGAGCCATTTGAAGCATCAGAAATCAAAAAGACAATTAAAGCAGTACAAAAAGAAACAGGCATAAAAGGGAAACAATTGTTTATGCCAATCAGGGTTGCTGTAACGGGACAAATGCATGGACCAGAACTCCCGAATACAATGGAAGTTCTAGGTAAGGATAAAGTCCTTCGTCGTATTCATCAGTTGCTTTAA